Proteins from one Prevotella sp. E2-28 genomic window:
- a CDS encoding leucine-rich repeat protein, which produces MYSIHNCYKITEVSIPNSVESIGESAFSGCRALTSITIPNSVTNIGNSAFKF; this is translated from the coding sequence CTGTATTCGATACATAATTGCTACAAAATAACTGAAGTTTCCATTCCAAACTCGGTGGAGAGCATTGGCGAGAGTGCTTTCTCTGGCTGTAGAGCTCTTACCTCTATCACGATTCCGAACTCTGTAACAAATATTGGGAACTCGGCATTCAAATTTTGA
- a CDS encoding DUF6057 family protein, with product MKHIPLLYTLLLGVAVLLFFGLAYPHHLHYQEQYQLFLFDSTYVGDIVKHPGGVADLLGRFCTQFFLFAWVGALIIALLLMSVQLLVLRLANYGWLYGLSFVPSFLLWFFLLDENALLGGVWAVLLTLLAINGYLLLPKGWGRRVAILIVIPILYWMVGPALGGSHYYRYPHVTPYILYAAWLSAVILPLLIRVCCKWVNASHLSPFISHLIPLLVFIVMGTFVWKNANFKAEKVMQYDFMARHQQWNRILETINAEKPNNQIGVTVQNLALGMRGLLVDHLFEYHQNGIAGLLPDVKRDATSPLPTAEAFYQLGMINMAQRTIFEAQESILDFQKSGRCYKRLAQTNLINGNYEVSRKYLLALQKTLFYREWANETLPLLENEEAIAKHPEYGRLRQLAYTKDLGDFYFGDHITPQMLEDLFFRNTENRLAYEYLVAYYMLTGDRDGYAKLQRRLNEVKNEK from the coding sequence ATGAAGCATATACCTCTTTTATATACGCTCCTTTTGGGTGTGGCAGTCCTGCTTTTTTTCGGACTGGCCTATCCGCACCATCTGCACTATCAGGAGCAGTATCAGTTATTTCTCTTTGATAGTACCTATGTGGGAGATATCGTAAAACATCCAGGTGGCGTAGCCGACCTCTTAGGTCGTTTCTGCACACAGTTTTTCCTTTTCGCCTGGGTAGGTGCTTTGATAATAGCATTGCTATTGATGTCTGTACAGCTCTTAGTGCTCCGCTTGGCTAACTATGGTTGGCTTTATGGCCTAAGTTTTGTTCCTTCATTCCTGCTTTGGTTCTTTTTACTCGATGAGAATGCTCTGTTAGGTGGCGTATGGGCCGTCCTGCTTACACTACTTGCCATTAATGGCTACCTTTTGTTGCCAAAAGGGTGGGGGCGACGTGTCGCTATATTGATTGTCATTCCTATTCTTTATTGGATGGTAGGTCCTGCATTAGGCGGTAGCCATTATTATCGTTATCCTCATGTGACTCCCTATATTCTTTATGCTGCATGGCTCTCAGCGGTTATCCTTCCGCTTCTTATTCGTGTCTGCTGCAAATGGGTAAATGCTTCTCATCTGTCACCTTTCATCTCTCATCTCATACCTCTTCTTGTGTTTATCGTTATGGGAACTTTCGTTTGGAAGAACGCTAATTTCAAGGCAGAAAAGGTGATGCAGTATGATTTTATGGCACGTCATCAGCAGTGGAACCGCATCCTTGAGACCATTAATGCAGAGAAACCTAATAATCAAATAGGTGTGACGGTACAGAATCTGGCCTTAGGAATGCGTGGTTTGCTTGTTGACCACCTGTTTGAATATCATCAGAACGGTATCGCAGGACTTTTGCCTGATGTCAAACGTGATGCCACCAGTCCTTTGCCTACAGCTGAAGCCTTCTATCAGCTGGGTATGATTAATATGGCTCAGCGAACGATTTTCGAGGCCCAGGAATCTATTCTTGACTTCCAGAAGAGTGGACGTTGTTATAAGCGACTGGCTCAGACAAATCTTATCAACGGTAATTACGAAGTCTCTCGCAAATACCTATTGGCTCTGCAGAAAACCCTCTTCTATCGTGAATGGGCTAATGAGACCCTGCCGCTATTGGAAAATGAAGAGGCGATAGCCAAGCATCCAGAATACGGACGTCTACGCCAGTTAGCTTATACAAAGGACTTAGGAGATTTTTACTTTGGTGACCACATTACCCCTCAGATGCTTGAAGATCTTTTCTTTAGAAATACAGAAAATCGTCTTGCCTATGAATATCTGGTGGCTTACTATATGTTGACGGGTGATCGTGACGGCTATGCCAAGCTGCAACGCCGTCTGAACGAAGTGAAAAACGAAAAATAA